A DNA window from Chelativorans sp. AA-79 contains the following coding sequences:
- a CDS encoding aspartate aminotransferase family protein, producing the protein MTYILHRQIHGELPVAVGGRGVELFDDTGKAYIDASGGAAVSCLGHDHPDIVAALKRQADRLAYAHTSFFTTEPAEALAERLVKAAPEGISHAYFVSGGSEANEAALKMARQYFVEKGEPQRRNIVARRQSYHGNTLGTLAAGGNEWRRAQFRPLLIDTHHIDPCYAYRYKEPGESEEEYGRRAAQQLEDKILELGPDTVMAFIAEPVVGATAGAVPPVPGYFRHIREICDRYGVLLILDEVMCGMGRTGTLFACEQDGVAPDLVTIAKGLGGGYQPIGAVLLSRRIFDAFAEGSGLFQHGHTYIGHPMACAAALAVQEVIERDDLLANVREMGAYLRGRLEARFGNHAHVGDIRGRGLFLGLELVEDRATREPFDPARKMHARVKKEAMARGLMVYPAGGTIDGARGDHVLLAPPFILDRATADVVVERLGEAIDGALS; encoded by the coding sequence CCGGGGCGTCGAGCTCTTCGACGACACGGGCAAAGCCTATATCGATGCCTCGGGCGGCGCGGCGGTCTCCTGCCTCGGGCACGACCATCCCGACATCGTTGCGGCGCTGAAGCGCCAGGCCGACCGGCTCGCCTATGCGCATACGAGCTTTTTCACCACCGAGCCGGCGGAAGCGCTGGCCGAGCGGCTGGTGAAGGCAGCACCCGAGGGCATCAGCCACGCCTATTTCGTCTCCGGCGGCTCGGAGGCGAACGAGGCGGCGCTGAAGATGGCGCGGCAGTATTTCGTGGAGAAGGGCGAGCCGCAAAGGCGCAACATCGTCGCCCGCCGGCAGAGCTATCACGGCAACACGCTGGGCACGCTGGCCGCCGGCGGCAACGAGTGGCGCCGCGCGCAGTTCCGCCCGCTCCTGATCGACACGCATCACATCGACCCCTGCTACGCCTACCGCTACAAGGAACCGGGCGAAAGCGAGGAGGAGTACGGCCGGCGCGCGGCGCAGCAGCTGGAAGACAAGATCCTGGAGCTGGGTCCCGACACGGTGATGGCCTTCATCGCGGAACCCGTGGTGGGCGCCACGGCGGGTGCGGTTCCGCCCGTTCCCGGCTACTTCAGGCATATCCGCGAGATCTGCGACCGCTATGGCGTTCTCCTCATCCTTGACGAGGTGATGTGCGGGATGGGCCGCACGGGCACGCTCTTCGCCTGCGAGCAGGACGGAGTCGCCCCGGACCTCGTGACGATCGCGAAGGGCCTTGGCGGCGGCTATCAGCCGATCGGCGCCGTGCTGCTTTCGCGGCGGATCTTCGATGCCTTTGCAGAGGGATCGGGGCTATTCCAGCACGGCCACACCTATATCGGCCACCCGATGGCCTGCGCGGCCGCCCTCGCGGTGCAAGAGGTGATCGAACGCGACGACCTGCTCGCCAATGTCCGCGAGATGGGAGCGTATCTGCGCGGCCGCCTCGAAGCGCGCTTCGGCAACCATGCCCATGTGGGCGATATCCGCGGCCGCGGGCTTTTCCTCGGCCTCGAACTGGTCGAGGACCGTGCCACGAGGGAGCCCTTCGATCCTGCCCGGAAAATGCATGCGCGGGTGAAGAAGGAGGCCATGGCGCGCGGCCTGATGGTCTATCCCGCCGGCGGCACGATCGACGGCGCACGCGGCGACCATGTGCTCCTCGCCCCGCCCTTCATCCTGGACAGGGCGACGGCGGATGTCGTCGTCGAGCGTCTCGGCGAAGCGATAGACGGTGCGTTGAGCTGA